From the Paenibacillus sp. FSL H8-0548 genome, one window contains:
- a CDS encoding SEC-C metal-binding domain-containing protein, whose protein sequence is MTTKLDKAMDKFWPQLNYPLSYAEALSVLSKQQLTSIRTNLQIANLSTLNKQGLVEKLTEKIPEHLLEATSYFDQSRIKLLQKIVKSDGIWDKPLLELQQYEYFRERGILFPATVDGKHVILMPSELLEILQAGEIELNHPNVNRNTEWIRLTQGALFYYGALTFDELLSFVCPGDDHPQTFLNLKDLLYDAQNYYELFKIYKEGLITSYWAVDPEAIMKERSLRNDLDFFPFTKQQLLKAGEPEYVERTSQYMNLVRYVVHHYEIDRDEADLMAEECVEATKNGDSLAEVIEVAKHFIDIPNLTTLRSITELLTSLMNSTKQWALKGYSPEELSVKRANVSMVLNTVPNQAALADVIDLHSKKKVGRNDPCPCGSGKKFKKCCG, encoded by the coding sequence ATGACTACAAAGCTTGATAAAGCAATGGATAAATTTTGGCCGCAGCTTAATTACCCGCTGTCTTATGCGGAAGCGCTAAGCGTATTATCGAAGCAGCAGTTAACGAGTATCCGTACGAACTTGCAAATTGCTAATTTAAGTACTCTTAACAAGCAAGGGCTGGTTGAAAAGCTGACAGAGAAGATTCCAGAGCATCTACTCGAAGCAACTAGCTATTTTGATCAAAGCAGAATAAAGCTATTACAGAAAATAGTAAAGAGCGATGGAATATGGGATAAGCCGCTGCTAGAGTTGCAGCAATATGAATATTTCCGCGAGCGTGGTATTCTTTTTCCAGCAACGGTAGATGGCAAGCATGTGATCTTAATGCCTTCGGAATTGCTAGAGATACTGCAGGCAGGGGAAATAGAGCTGAATCATCCAAACGTAAACCGGAACACAGAATGGATTCGGCTGACACAGGGCGCACTATTTTATTATGGTGCATTGACATTTGATGAATTGCTGTCTTTTGTTTGTCCAGGGGATGATCACCCGCAAACGTTCCTTAACCTGAAAGACTTATTGTATGACGCACAAAATTACTATGAACTATTCAAGATATACAAAGAAGGCTTAATAACCAGCTACTGGGCTGTAGATCCGGAAGCCATCATGAAAGAGCGAAGCCTTCGAAATGATCTTGATTTTTTCCCATTTACGAAGCAGCAGCTGCTGAAAGCAGGAGAGCCCGAGTACGTCGAGCGGACTAGCCAATATATGAATTTGGTTCGTTATGTCGTTCATCATTATGAAATTGATCGCGACGAGGCTGATTTGATGGCGGAGGAATGTGTCGAAGCGACCAAGAACGGTGATTCATTGGCTGAGGTTATTGAAGTGGCAAAGCATTTTATTGATATTCCGAATTTAACGACGCTGCGTTCCATAACTGAATTGCTTACTTCATTAATGAACAGTACGAAGCAGTGGGCGCTTAAAGGCTATTCACCGGAGGAGCTTTCCGTCAAGAGGGCAAACGTAAGCATGGTGCTCAATACGGTGCCTAATCAAGCTGCTCTAGCCGATGTTATTGATCTTCATTCGAAGAAAAAAGTCGGACGCAACGATCCTTGTCCATGCGGAAG
- a CDS encoding slipin family protein, translated as MFKKVIIKDDERGLLFKKGSYIKVLQPGVYRHTSFSDDNVILQNVSKRFAVPSKELNLFLQDEKLVEQLTIADVQDYEYMLHFEDGKFVSLLTAGKYAFWNVLKKHTFIRIDSRNPEISPEIDHSLLAKLQGHIQMLEVGSHESGLLFYNNVWQRELRPGRYFFWKGPTSVQVKTVDLRQLQLDMTGQEIMTEDKVTLRLNFVCQYKIVDPLKAIQIKSFEEQVYILLQLILREYVGTLKLDDLLRMKQEIAVFVLTRLNEQKEHYGVQFISAGLKDIILPGDIKDILNTVLLAEKKAQANLITRREETASTRSLLNTAKLMDENGTLYRLKELEFLEKICEKIGTISLTGGGNLLEQLNSLLSVKSVEKT; from the coding sequence ATGTTCAAAAAAGTAATCATCAAGGACGATGAACGCGGTCTGCTTTTCAAGAAAGGAAGCTACATAAAGGTTCTGCAGCCTGGCGTATACCGCCACACATCATTTTCAGATGACAACGTCATTTTGCAAAATGTATCCAAACGTTTCGCTGTCCCAAGCAAAGAGCTGAATCTGTTTCTTCAGGATGAGAAGCTTGTAGAGCAGCTCACTATCGCAGACGTCCAGGATTACGAGTATATGCTGCATTTTGAGGATGGCAAGTTTGTTTCACTGCTAACGGCAGGCAAGTACGCTTTCTGGAATGTGCTGAAGAAACATACCTTTATTCGTATTGATAGTAGAAATCCGGAAATTTCTCCGGAAATCGATCATTCCCTGCTGGCGAAGCTGCAAGGCCATATTCAGATGCTGGAGGTAGGGAGTCACGAATCGGGTCTGCTGTTTTACAATAATGTATGGCAGAGGGAGCTTCGCCCAGGAAGATATTTTTTCTGGAAGGGTCCGACGAGCGTACAGGTGAAAACAGTCGATTTGCGACAGCTTCAGCTGGACATGACGGGGCAAGAGATTATGACGGAGGATAAGGTGACGCTGAGGCTGAACTTTGTGTGCCAATATAAAATTGTTGATCCACTTAAAGCAATCCAGATCAAGTCGTTCGAGGAGCAGGTATATATTTTGCTGCAGCTGATTTTGCGTGAGTACGTAGGTACGCTGAAGCTGGATGATTTGCTGCGCATGAAGCAAGAAATTGCAGTGTTCGTTCTCACTCGCTTGAATGAACAGAAGGAGCATTACGGCGTTCAATTCATATCTGCGGGTCTTAAGGATATTATTTTGCCGGGTGATATCAAGGATATATTGAATACGGTGCTGCTGGCGGAGAAGAAGGCGCAGGCAAATCTGATTACGCGTCGTGAGGAAACAGCGTCCACACGGAGCCTGCTGAATACGGCTAAGCTGATGGATGAGAACGGTACGCTGTACCGTCTGAAGGAGCTTGAATTTCTGGAGAAGATTTGCGAGAAAATCGGCACAATATCGCTTACAGGCGGCGGTAATTTGCTGGAGCAGCTTAACTCTCTGCTTAGTGTGAAAAGTGTGGAAAAAACATGA
- a CDS encoding RtcB family protein, whose translation MKWYLSKDGCMYLQTTTQAYKDVDQIIDSVVGASLAAVVAKCKPMAAIKGI comes from the coding sequence ATGAAATGGTACTTGAGCAAGGACGGCTGCATGTATTTGCAAACGACGACACAGGCATATAAGGATGTGGATCAGATCATCGACAGCGTAGTTGGCGCTTCATTAGCTGCTGTGGTAGCAAAGTGCAAGCCGATGGCTGCTATTAAAGGCATCTAA
- a CDS encoding WYL domain-containing protein translates to MAKESFDKEIQFLRMLVLTSGAYNRQQYADRLGISVHTFDKTMKRLKEIVSTVNQQLPEDKGKEFADTIRYSYLDSSDPMLLFLFRAKSLKESESQRLSLLLAALHDQPLTAMELLDLCCSSMPAGLPLPDEKTIRNDLKYLEQVGVIKKESGARPYRYRVYNDLVLGLSNEELLDLYDFVDMMANTQLPSVQGFLLRDGLKKHMTRQQEANYSIEPFLYKYNYYSRILDEAHLFPLLGAIRERRLVSFLYFSPKKDTSYASRNTNPLFERETTGMQETILPLKVIYDHQYGRWYLLGHHPRGGIKKYRMEGLTQISEAEAVDEEHFEDKKTELEQRIQHSWLIDTGRLATVRIRFFHPGHGIPNFVKERVLLQGQWGEIVEESDDSFIYEIQVNGTIEIKPWIRSFGSSCEVLAPLKLRQEMIAEWKEIRDCYESV, encoded by the coding sequence ATGGCCAAAGAAAGCTTCGATAAGGAGATTCAGTTTTTGCGTATGCTCGTCCTAACAAGCGGGGCATACAATCGCCAGCAATACGCAGATCGGCTCGGAATTTCTGTTCACACCTTTGATAAAACAATGAAACGGCTGAAAGAAATCGTGAGCACTGTCAATCAGCAGCTGCCTGAGGACAAAGGGAAAGAATTTGCTGATACGATTCGCTATAGCTACTTGGACTCTTCTGACCCTATGCTGCTGTTTCTCTTCCGCGCGAAATCACTTAAGGAATCAGAGAGCCAGCGCCTTTCCTTGCTCCTTGCTGCCTTACATGATCAACCCTTAACAGCGATGGAGCTTCTTGATCTATGCTGCAGCAGCATGCCTGCTGGCCTCCCGCTTCCTGATGAGAAAACGATTCGAAACGATCTGAAATATTTAGAGCAAGTCGGTGTTATAAAAAAAGAATCAGGCGCTCGCCCTTACCGCTACCGGGTTTATAATGATCTGGTTCTCGGGCTTTCAAATGAAGAGCTGCTCGACTTATATGATTTCGTAGATATGATGGCGAATACGCAGCTGCCCTCCGTGCAAGGTTTTTTGCTTCGCGATGGACTGAAGAAGCATATGACTCGGCAGCAGGAAGCTAACTATTCCATTGAGCCATTCTTATATAAGTACAATTATTACTCTCGAATATTGGACGAGGCACATCTCTTTCCCCTTCTGGGCGCTATACGTGAGCGGAGGCTCGTCAGCTTTCTCTATTTTTCACCTAAGAAGGATACAAGCTACGCTTCAAGAAATACGAATCCGCTATTTGAGCGCGAGACAACCGGCATGCAAGAAACGATACTGCCGCTTAAGGTTATCTACGATCATCAATATGGGCGCTGGTACTTGCTCGGTCATCATCCGCGAGGCGGTATTAAGAAATACCGAATGGAGGGCTTAACTCAAATTTCGGAAGCAGAAGCCGTTGACGAAGAGCACTTCGAGGACAAAAAAACTGAACTGGAGCAGCGTATTCAGCATAGCTGGCTAATTGATACGGGCAGGCTAGCTACAGTTCGTATTCGCTTCTTCCACCCTGGTCATGGCATTCCAAACTTCGTGAAGGAGCGAGTGCTTCTGCAGGGTCAATGGGGAGAAATCGTAGAGGAATCGGATGATTCATTTATTTATGAAATCCAAGTAAACGGCACGATTGAAATTAAGCCGTGGATTAGAAGCTTTGGTTCGAGCTGTGAGGTGCTTGCTCCTCTGAAGCTCAGACAAGAAATGATCGCAGAGTGGAAGGAGATAAGGGACTGCTATGAATCTGTTTGA